The following are encoded in a window of Conger conger chromosome 19, fConCon1.1, whole genome shotgun sequence genomic DNA:
- the LOC133118927 gene encoding F-box/LRR-repeat protein 14-like produces METHISCLFPEILAMIFSYLDVRDKGRVAQVCAAWRDASYHKSVWRGVEAKLHLRRANPSLFPSLQARGIRRVQILSLRRSLSYVIQGMPNIESLNLSGCYNLTDNGLGHAFVQEIPSLRVLNLSLCKQITDSSLGRIAQYLKNLEVLELGGCSNITNTGLLLIAWGLHRLKSLNLRSCRHVSDVGIGHLAGMTRSAAEGCLNLEYLTLQDCQKLTDLSLKHTSKGLTKLKVLNLSFCGGISDAGMIHLSPMSSLWTLNLRSCDNISDTGIMHLAMGTLRLSGLDVSFCDKIGDQSLAYIAQGLYQLKSLSLCSCHISDDGINRMVRQMHELRTLNIGQCVRITDKGLELIADHLTQLTGIDLYGCTKITKRGLERITQLPCLKVLNLGLWQMTESHAEKVR; encoded by the coding sequence ATGGAGACGCACATTTCGTGTCTCTTTCCGGAAATTTTAGCCATGATTTTCAGTTACTTGGACGTGAGGGATAAAGGTAGGGTGGCCCAAGTGTGCGCTGCTTGGAGGGACGCGTCTTACCACAAGTCGGTCTGGAGAGGGGTCGAAGCTAAGCTACATTTAAGGAGGGCCAACCCTTCGCTGTTCCCCAGTCTCCAGGCCCGGGGAATCCGGAGAGTGCAGATTCTGAGCTTGCGGCGCAGCCTCAGCTACGTGATACAGGGGATGCCGAACATCGAGAGCCTAAATCTTAGCGGCTGCTACAACTTGACGGACAACGGCCTGGGACACGCTTTTGTGCAGGAGATTCCTTCCTTGCGGGTACTGAACCTCAGCCTCTGTAAACAGATCACGGACTCCAGCTTGGGTCGAATCGCACAGTATCTGAAAAACCTGGAGGTGTTGGAACTTGGCGGCTGCAGCAACATCACCAACACGGGTCTGCTGCTCATCGCCTGGGGACTGCACCGGCTGAAGAGCCTCAACCTCCGCAGCTGCCGGCATGTGTCGGACGTCGGCATCGGCCATCTGGCTGGCATGACGCGGAGCGCGGCCGAGGGGTGCCTTAACCTGGAGTACCTGACGTTACAGGACTGTCAGAAGCTAACGGACCTGTCCCTCAAACACACCTCCAAAGGCCTGACCAAGCTCAAAGTTCTCAATTTGAGTTTTTGCGGCGGAATATCGGACGCGGGCATGATCCACCTGTCACCCATGAGCAGCCTCTGGACCCTGAACCTCCGCTCCTGTGACAACATCAGCGACACCGGCATCATGCACCTCGCCATGGGCACGCTGAGGCTGTCGGGACTGGACGTGTCTTTCTGCGACAAGATAGGCGACCAGAGCCTGGCCTACATCGCGCAGGGCCTGTACCAGCTCAAGTCCTTGTCCCTGTGCTCCTGCCACATAAGCGACGACGGGATCAACAGGATGGTCCGCCAGATGCATGAGCTTCGGACCCTCAACATCGGCCAGTGCGTGCGGATTACGGACAAAGGCCTGGAGCTGATTGCGGACCACCTGACTCAGTTGACCGGGATCGATCTGTATGGATGTACTAAGATCACGAAACGGGGCCTGGAGAGAATCACCCAGCTCCCCTGCCTTAAAGTGTTAAACCTGGGGCTGTGGCAGATGACGGAGAGTCACGCTGAAAAAGTCAGGTGA